The Zobellia alginiliquefaciens genome contains a region encoding:
- a CDS encoding sulfatase, whose translation MNLRILALIIFGILASCKNEPKNMVEEKVKKPNILFLAIDDLRPELGAYGSQIAITPHIDALADDGLLFNNAYCQQAICSPSRASLMTGARPETIQVIENFTYFRDANPDIVTLPQHFKANGYETVSTGKIYHGQYNDPELSWSRKPVAMDKPDVKFGFKLPENIKMQKEVSEQMVAKYGKKALRNGLGKGPSYEFADFPDNAYEDGYNTDLAIATMKDMLSKNPEKPFFLGLGMKKPHLDWIAPKKYWDMYDEMDIKLAEQTQAPKNGASMGLHASFELRARAGIPKKGDIDPELALKLKHAYLACVSYVDAQIGRMISALDDAGIRDNTIIILWSDHGWHLGDMGIWGKATNYEIATKVPLIIWTPDMAKESRGKSTDALVELVDMYPTLCDLADLSKPTSLEGQSFAPLLSNPNQEWKSAAFTQYPNPALREWAANPLSKGMRETSFGPLIKEVETRIKKQLGKKWDRDLFENRLMGYSMRTKDYRFIVWKDYTDKDAEPVFIELYDHNKDPMETVNIANDHPELVKNLMIQFNKGWKGNKAELKESGV comes from the coding sequence ATGAATCTTCGAATTTTAGCTCTAATCATTTTTGGAATACTTGCCAGTTGCAAGAACGAACCCAAAAACATGGTAGAAGAAAAAGTTAAAAAACCGAATATCCTTTTTTTAGCTATCGATGATTTAAGACCTGAACTTGGTGCTTACGGGTCCCAAATTGCCATAACACCTCATATTGATGCCCTTGCCGATGACGGATTATTGTTCAACAATGCCTATTGCCAACAAGCCATTTGTAGCCCATCTAGAGCTAGTTTAATGACAGGTGCTAGACCTGAAACTATTCAGGTTATTGAAAATTTTACCTATTTCAGGGATGCCAACCCAGATATCGTCACACTTCCCCAACATTTTAAGGCTAATGGATACGAAACGGTCAGCACCGGAAAAATTTACCACGGACAATATAACGACCCTGAACTTTCTTGGAGCAGAAAACCCGTTGCAATGGATAAACCCGATGTAAAATTCGGATTCAAATTACCGGAAAACATTAAAATGCAAAAGGAAGTCAGTGAACAAATGGTTGCTAAATATGGAAAAAAGGCCCTAAGAAATGGCTTAGGAAAGGGGCCATCTTATGAGTTTGCCGATTTTCCCGACAATGCCTACGAAGACGGATATAATACCGACTTGGCTATTGCTACAATGAAAGATATGTTGAGTAAGAATCCTGAAAAGCCTTTCTTTCTTGGATTGGGTATGAAAAAACCACATCTAGATTGGATTGCGCCCAAGAAGTATTGGGATATGTACGATGAAATGGATATTAAACTGGCAGAACAAACACAAGCGCCAAAAAACGGAGCTTCCATGGGGCTCCATGCATCTTTTGAATTGCGCGCTAGAGCAGGTATACCAAAAAAAGGTGATATTGATCCTGAACTTGCCCTAAAATTAAAACACGCTTATTTAGCTTGTGTAAGTTATGTTGATGCTCAAATAGGTCGTATGATCAGTGCTCTTGATGATGCAGGAATTAGGGATAATACGATCATCATTTTATGGAGTGACCACGGGTGGCACTTGGGCGATATGGGAATTTGGGGAAAAGCCACCAATTATGAAATTGCCACTAAAGTACCTCTTATAATTTGGACCCCGGATATGGCTAAAGAAAGTAGAGGAAAATCTACAGATGCACTCGTAGAATTGGTAGATATGTACCCTACTTTATGTGATCTAGCGGACCTTTCAAAACCCACCAGCTTAGAAGGACAGAGTTTTGCCCCATTGCTCTCTAATCCAAACCAAGAATGGAAATCAGCTGCTTTTACGCAGTACCCAAATCCGGCATTAAGAGAATGGGCTGCAAATCCACTTTCTAAAGGAATGCGCGAAACTTCTTTTGGTCCGTTAATAAAGGAAGTTGAAACACGGATAAAAAAACAACTAGGTAAAAAATGGGATCGTGACTTGTTCGAAAATCGGTTAATGGGCTATTCCATGCGTACCAAAGATTATCGTTTTATTGTCTGGAAAGATTATACGGATAAGGATGCCGAACCTGTTTTTATTGAGCTATACGACCACAATAAAGACCCAATGGAAACTGTAAATATAGCAAATGACCATCCTGAACTTGTAAAAAATCTAATGATACAATTCAACAAAGGTTGGAAAGGCAATAAAGCCGAATTAAAAGAAAGTGGGGTCTAG
- a CDS encoding glycoside hydrolase family 117 protein, whose protein sequence is MKNITITLAVLLVLVSCQEPTKKETATETTTEDQGSFPFVLPDEKPNRKMSAAMERIYTDYESPEPQNNELFSQFKYTELKGFDYNGHDGTITRRDPSKILLHDGKYYVWYTYRNTSTPPRGADMSNDTIPSSDWDLSEIWYATSKDGFTWEEQGVAIKRPEKPLVGWRSVTTTDILEWKGKYYLYYQGFMEASGKRGDDCPVAVSYADSPEGPWTAYNKVVIPNGGKGEWDQYSIHDPYPLVHNGKIYIYYKSDFGEVPDKVRMQGLAIADDPLGPFTKHPLNPVITSGHETSLFPFRKGVAALVYKDGPEHNTIQYAEDWVNFEIASITELMPYAAAPHVPDAFTNTKDGRGITWGLAHFISLGGKDQFHSKLVRFDCDLSLDLDDPEMKNHRVNHKPDVYYSQGLSSKQKERLQSENLE, encoded by the coding sequence ATGAAAAATATCACCATAACCTTAGCGGTACTTTTAGTACTTGTATCTTGCCAGGAACCGACTAAAAAAGAAACTGCAACAGAAACTACAACGGAAGACCAAGGTAGTTTCCCATTTGTGTTGCCAGATGAAAAGCCCAATAGAAAAATGAGTGCGGCCATGGAACGCATTTATACGGATTATGAATCACCGGAGCCACAGAACAATGAGCTTTTTAGCCAGTTTAAGTATACTGAATTAAAGGGGTTCGATTATAACGGGCACGATGGTACCATTACCAGAAGAGACCCTTCAAAAATACTCTTGCACGATGGTAAATATTATGTGTGGTATACCTACAGGAATACCTCTACGCCACCACGAGGGGCAGATATGAGTAATGATACGATTCCATCTTCGGACTGGGACCTTTCTGAAATTTGGTACGCCACGTCTAAAGATGGCTTTACCTGGGAGGAGCAGGGTGTTGCCATTAAAAGACCGGAAAAACCACTAGTGGGTTGGCGTTCGGTAACTACAACGGATATTTTGGAGTGGAAGGGAAAATATTACCTCTACTATCAAGGGTTTATGGAAGCGAGTGGCAAAAGAGGCGATGATTGCCCAGTAGCGGTTTCGTATGCCGATTCTCCGGAGGGTCCATGGACGGCATATAACAAAGTGGTTATACCGAATGGTGGAAAAGGCGAGTGGGACCAATATTCCATACACGATCCATACCCACTTGTACATAATGGCAAGATTTATATCTATTACAAATCAGATTTTGGGGAAGTACCGGATAAAGTCCGTATGCAGGGGCTTGCCATTGCGGATGATCCCTTGGGACCTTTTACCAAGCACCCTTTAAACCCTGTTATTACATCGGGGCATGAAACATCGTTATTTCCTTTTAGAAAAGGAGTAGCTGCTTTGGTCTATAAAGATGGTCCGGAGCATAACACTATTCAATATGCAGAAGATTGGGTGAATTTTGAAATTGCTTCCATCACAGAACTGATGCCGTATGCGGCAGCACCTCATGTGCCCGATGCTTTTACGAATACTAAAGACGGACGCGGAATTACCTGGGGACTTGCCCATTTTATCAGTTTGGGAGGGAAGGACCAATTTCACTCCAAGCTAGTACGTTTTGACTGTGATTTAAGCTTGGACCTTGACGACCCTGAAATGAAAAATCACCGTGTAAATCATAAACCTGATGTTTATTATAGCCAAGGGCTGAGTAGCAAACAAAAGGAACGTTTGCAGTCTGAAAATTTAGAATAA
- a CDS encoding DUF4442 domain-containing protein, translated as MSFYSNLADFGSRFIGKHKLFKHGFNLSPMYRRSTGRIQTVSEDLKKVTIKLPISYKNRNYVNSIYGGSLFSAVDPIPMVQLINILGDEYVVWDKSAEISFKRPAKENLYADFEYETHEIEEIKLRVQQEDEIDILKTTQLMNSNRDTIFCEVRKTIYVADKAYYKKKRALALAKKETINNLS; from the coding sequence ATGTCATTTTATAGCAATCTAGCTGATTTTGGGTCCCGTTTTATAGGAAAACATAAGTTGTTCAAACATGGTTTTAATCTTTCACCAATGTATCGTAGAAGTACGGGGAGGATCCAAACGGTTTCTGAAGATTTAAAAAAGGTCACTATTAAATTACCTATCAGTTATAAGAACCGTAATTATGTGAATTCTATCTACGGAGGGAGTTTGTTTTCGGCTGTAGATCCTATACCCATGGTACAGCTTATAAATATTCTTGGTGATGAATATGTGGTTTGGGATAAGTCTGCTGAAATTTCATTCAAAAGACCGGCTAAAGAAAATTTATATGCCGATTTTGAATACGAAACTCATGAAATTGAAGAAATTAAACTACGTGTGCAGCAAGAAGATGAAATAGACATTTTAAAAACAACGCAGTTAATGAATTCCAATAGAGACACGATTTTCTGTGAAGTACGAAAAACCATTTATGTAGCCGATAAGGCGTATTACAAGAAAAAACGGGCCCTGGCCCTGGCTAAGAAGGAAACTATAAATAATCTTAGTTAG